Part of the Mixophyes fleayi isolate aMixFle1 chromosome 12, aMixFle1.hap1, whole genome shotgun sequence genome is shown below.
CCAAGAACATAAGTCTTTTTGGAGAATCACATGCACTacctcagtggttcccaaacttttgcagatcgcagcacccttagagtctccaaattttttcaaggcacccctccaaaataattaatgagcagtcctgttttagaagtagttgggtcaaaaaattataataagtatttaggtcaggacagaaatacttatttagttgtatgcaaaaatgccccctctgcatccagacacactggcccctctgcatccagacacactggcccctctgcatccagacacactggcccctctgcatccagacactctggcccctctgcatccagacactctggcccctctgcatccagacactctggcccctctgcatccaggcactctggcccctctgcatccaggcactctggcccctctgcatccaggcactctggcccctctgcatccagacacactgcccctctcgcgctgtgcccccctccactgcccctctcgcgctgtgcccccctccactgcccctctcgcgctgtgcccccctccactgcccctctcgcgctgtgcccccctccactgcccctctcgcgctgtgcccCCCTTGCGCTGTGCCCCCCTCGCGCTGTGCCCCCCTCGCGCTGTGCCCCCCTTTACTGCCCCTCTCGggctgtgcccccctccactgcccctctgtcacactccctttcactcctctgccccgccccagacataaaaaaaaaaacccaaaaaaacaaagaacacataaacttaccaatccgccgggcgccgggccccagcatcctcctctctcccgcagctgtcactgaatatcgacgtcagtaacaagctgctgcgggagagaggaggctgctgggtcccggcgcccggcggattggtaagtttgtgttctttgtttttttttgggggttttttttatgtctggctcgcggcaccccagtgacagcgccgcggcacccctgggagccgccgcACTACCTCCTTTTACAATATATCTGTTCAGGCTGCTGGGGTAATTCAAGGAAATATGTTGGTATCCTGGGACAATTTACTCTAAAGTTAAGACTAGTTTcatgtttttaaaaaacatatttgtaaaagTTCATTCCTAGATCCCTTTACCTAtacatctgtgctgctggggtccCCTGCTTATATCTGAAATGTAAGGAACATGCAGAGATGGATGTTCACTTTAAGAAAgcattagacaaatttttagctgaaaagggcagggctgccaagaggaattcagggcccgggtacaacaaactcatggggcccccccatagttgagtaagccctaaaatttttttgcgccgcctaacggcggcgcaaaaaacacgacgcgggtttggtcatacattcaggggcgtgtcaatgcgccattggggcgtggctagcctaacgacggtgcaaaaattttcgggaatgtggtcatacatttggggccgtggcaatgcaccgttgggcgcatagctagcacatcaaaatcactaggtcctgaattcaccacagcgtcacatatgtccaagcactcctgacttttaagacatccagcaccacagtgtagtatacaaagaatgcagtgtgtacacaaacagttcagtcttggcctgcgcccactgggctcaccaaacattggcattgtccctactagaatcacaacatttcacacactatgctgctctgtcctacctgttcttctcactttctccacccgaggctgctggtttctttagttgtggcttgcctggatcttggaatgtagaaggacctatttgggaaaaaaatggctacatttagaaaatttcagtcagacgcagcgttaaatcaatagcacccacgattaataattaggccttcctccagccccaacattaaaataatagaattcacatgtaataaataaacctatttcccgtcatgcaaacagcctagcaatacctatttcccgcaaccatcactgccattaaataattcatagtcacatttaataaatagacctcatcctccccaaactcacctccacattcaataggccccaaatcaccccatcttaaattaataatccctactattaaattgcctcaccatcaccctacaaacaaaatagcgcccattaattagccaccacctaccgcacacacactacattgcaacaagccccatcacaactacactgcgccctccatgctgctttcccccctttttattcactctgtgcctctttgccccttttttttataactctgtgcctctctgccgctgttttcctcctctgtgcctctctgcccctgttttcctcctctgtgcctctctgcccctcttttcctcctctgtgcctctctgcccctcttttcctcctctgtgcctctctgcccctcttttcctcctctgtgcctctctgcccctcttttcctcctctgtgcccctcttttcctcctctgtgcccctcttttcctcctctgtgcccctcttttcctcctctgtgcccctcttttcctcctctgtgcctctcttttcctcctctgtgcctctcttttcctcctctgtgcctctcttttcctcctctgtgcctctcttttcctcctctgtgcctctcttttcctcctctgtgcccccttttcctcctctgtgcctctcttttcctcctctgtgcccctcttttcctcctctgtgcccctcttttcctcctctgtgcctctcttttcctcctctgtgcccctcttttcctcctctgtgcccctcttttcctcctctgtgcctctcttttcctcctctgtgcctctcttttcctcctctgtgcctctcttttcctcctctgtgcctctcttttcctcctctgtgcctctcttttcctcctctgtgcctctcttttcctcctctgtgcctctcagtttctttccttaccttttgtcagcttctttcttttcttctcttctcttctgtcttctcttctttcttcttctttggtcttgtcaggctgcggcgctcctcactgactgactgctgggcgtgacttgatgacgtcacgcccgacagtcagtgtgaatggagaagacaggagaggagggaggcggcgccgcggtcacgtgagtattgatttttttttttttttttttttatttcttatagctccccccaccaacgcccccccccctccccctaccccgcgggaattttttttttaaaaaaataaaaatacgcaaaatacaaaaaaaataaataaaaaaaaaaaatgacaaaaaatagcagcaagggcccggcccgggccccctggcatggccgggcccgggtaaaatgtacccgctcccccccctctcggcggccctggaaaAGGGTAGCCGGggttacgaccattaattaaaatgaaggacagcaGTGGATCCAGGGTGACATAGGCCTGCAATATTAGGTCAGGAAGGATTTAtcacgattgaaacagattggcggttgctttatgtagatcaatttcaaatataacaaAGGGTGCAATGACCATTGTTTAACATGCTCTCAGCTGCACCTCTCACCAGCTTCCCCGTCCTACTCCCAATATCCATCTATATAGTAGCATGGACATGCtccctttttctcttctgtcaGTGGGCATTGTGTTTAACCCTATATTTGACAAGCATTGAAAAGTTCAAGGAAATTTTGTTCTGCAGCACTGTTCTCATACACCATCTAGTGATCAATGTTGGAACTGCTGAAACAACTGACTACTGTAAACACACTTTTAGATATAGCCTGAGAGCACCCTTGCAAAGGAAAAGATAACCATTTAAATGTTGTTTCATCGAAGTAATGTGAAATTCCTGTTGTTTGAGAGCAACATTGCAAAATAATGGGTCAATTGGCAGTTCAGTGAGCACATTAGTGCTTGAACAACAGGTATTTGTGCCTTAGCATACTTGTTGGCTGTAACTTGTTTTATTCTGCTACTACCGATACTGGCTGGCTTTGTCTTTGACCATTTATATCTGCCCTTGGCCCTGACCTTTTTGTCTGATTTTGACCTCGTGTTAGTGCTGGCTTCCTGACATCTGGCTTACCTATAatcttattttaatttaataatttctCTTCTCTCCCTCAAGAAATAAAGGGAAACTCATGCTTTATAGAGAACACCTAACAGAAAACAGAAGTGTCAGTTCTGGCCACCATCAAGCAATTTAGAAATAAGTGAGATACCTGCAAGCTGACTTCTATCTCAACAGTGCTTGAATATGAGACACTCTGTAATTCAGAGATATAAACAACATTTCCGTTGTTAAAGGAGAGAGAATACATTCAAAATATACGAATATATTtagaatatgtaaaaataaaagtagatAACGCCACTAGCCGCCGATGTTAATTAGATCGCTCTGATTTTAACACTTCATCGCCGCTGTACAGTGTACGTTAGAAAAAGTGACACCCACATCAAAACGTCTACTCCtgcggcagcagcagcagcggggcGGTCTAGGAGTACAGGGTAACACGGAGTGACCTTCAGGTTTATGTTAGGATCCCTGAGTAAAAGAAACCTGACTCTCCCGATCACCAAACACCAAAGATagaggcactaaataaatagttATAGATCACATCGTTTAGCTTTAAAAGATGAAGAGCTCAGATCTGTACCCGATCTGCACATCCTCTGTGCGATCATGTGACTGTGACGTCTTTGCAGGGCCTCTCTCCTGTTAGAATTTAGCAGCCCCCGGGGATGGAGTATGTGAGCGGATAGAGATTTGTGCGGTCAGACCTGAGCCATCGCGCTGCGCTTTACATTGTGAGTGCCATTTACTGCCTTCTGTTCTTCCTTCCCCGGGGCAGGAGGTGCgggctgctgctgctgtctgttACCGCTATGCTGGCACTGAGATGACCTAGTTGTTCCTAGCGCTCAGAAGAATGCGGGCTGTGGGAAGTCTGTACTGCTGGCTGTCTGTGGGTTTGCAAACAGCCTTCAATAATTCGCTAACCAATACAGAATTCGCTATACACTAACCCGATCTGCTCGGTGCCTATGTTTCCTCAACCTCTGTACCAGCTCCCCAAAGGATTCCACATGGGTGCAGAGATCCTGCCACCTAATGGGGGGTTCCCGGCACTGAGACGGATCCCCTCTTATCCCCTATCGCGCCCCAGGGGCCACAGCACTCTGCTGCCGTCCATGCTGATGTTTGGTGTGATCGTGGCATCTAGTGGGTTACTCCTCATGATAGAGAGTGGCATCCTGGCAGAGGTGAAGACTCCTCCTCCACGGGGGCACCTGGCGTGGCGATCACAAGTCAGACCGGTGTCCCGGGAGTTTGGGGACGGAGACCTAGAGCAGCAGATATTACGGGACATAAGGAACAGGACTATGAGCAGTGTCTGCACGCAGAAGAACATGCCACATAGCGTGTGGGAGTTACCCAGTAGCCAGCGCCGGACTCTCCTCAAACACATCATAGTCAATGACAAGTACAAGTTTCTCTACTGCTATGTGCCGAAGGTTGCCTGCTCTAATTGGAAACGGGTCCTTAAGGTGCTGGACGGCCACCTAGAAAACGTGGATGTGAAGCTGAAGATGGACCACAAGAGTGACTTGGTCTTCTTATCTGACCTATCTGTGGAGAAGATCAAATATCgcctaaaatattattttaagtttATGTTTGTCAGAGACCCCATGGAAAGACTACTCTCTGCCTACAGGAACAAATTTGGGGAGATTAAGGAATACCAGCAGAGATATGGGGTAGAAATAGTTAAGAGGTACAGGAAGAACCCCGGGTTGTCAAAGGGAGATGATGTCACATTCTCTGAGTTTCTCCAGTATTTGCTGGATGAGGACGTGGAGAGGATGAATGAGCACTGGATGCCTATCTATAACCTCTGCCAGCCGTGTGCTGTGCCCTATGACTTCATAGGCTCCTACGAAAGACTATGGGATGATGCCAATGACGTACTAAAGAGCATCGATGCCCCGACGTATGTACAGTTCCCAGAGAGACAAGCATGGTATAAACCTGTTACTAAAGAGACAATTAATTACTTTCTATGCAATACTCCAAAGGGACTGATCAGAGAGGTTTTACCGAAGTACATTCTGGATTTCTCCTTATTTGCCTATTCATTACCCAATACCACTAGTGAATACTGTAGGCAGTAAGGTGTTAAGGTATTTCAATCGGGTTGCATACAAGTATATGCTGCAGATTTTATATTCGTGTATCTGGATAGATATTTTTGTCTCCATATTTAGTAGCTTGTTCTGTATTGTAAATAACAAAACTGTTTTACATTGTATCCTTCAATAAGTGTCTAAAGCACATTACAACTTACTACAGTATAAATTTTGTTAGTCTGTTAAGATAACATGTATACTATGCATACATCATAATCAACATCTTAATCTATGCAAACAGCACTATATTTATACATTGTTTACATGTTTCCAAATTTATACTGTTTGATTTCCCGCATATGCAGAATATGCTCTTTTGTATTTGAAAACTTTTTTTAACCAAAGGTTTTATATTAGCTGAAACAAGTCTATTTTGTGCAAACTGAATGCATTTTCTAATGTATAGTATTATCTTATATGAATTGCTTCTGCACTGCTTTCTATTTAGCCTTTGGAGGTTATTTCCTGCAGGTCTGTACCTGTTATGTTAGAAGTCATACTCAGTTTACCTTGTTGTTAACCCTTTCAGTGTTAGAATAGCCTGCGTGGAAAAAGTAGTATTATTTTATGCACACCAAGAAGACAATCAGCATTAAGGATTCATTTTCAGAAGCTTTCTACAAACATCTCAAACATCATTATAATATGTTTTCATGTAAAGAAATGGATATTACTTTCTTTTTCAAAATATAAGTCCCATAGGATTTCATTTTgtttgtcagtgtgtcattgtgttATTGGAGTGTGCCTCTATATCAAGCAGTTGCACAATTTATCAGAGATTAGTGAGATAGATACAACCTGCTGCCCCATAGCACAGTGCAAAGTAAGTGATAGTTGTGGTATAGTCACATTAATTGCTGCATATTTATAGAAATTATTGCACAATGGCATATATGTCACAGATGACTTAAAAGTAGCATTTGTGTAATCACACAGCTAACGTGGGTGTTTCTCCTCCACAAGGGAACAATATGCTTCGGACTAATAGAAGATCGATAGcaataaaaatatgattttatactttgtttattttttaatatcctTGGGATATGCCAACGTGTTTCAAAATTAAAACGCAGACTAATAGGTAGTGTCTCACAGGTCCTTGTCCAGTTTCAGAAGTGCTTATGCCTAAtttttatagtattattattgcaGCTTGAAATTACAGCACTTGTATAGTTCACAGCTTGTAAATATCATTTCAAATGCTGTGCGACGGTCTGCTAGAAATAATCctataatgttacattttatacaCTATTATACATTACTTTGGCACAACCAGTTTCTCCTTGCAAAATATCCTACTATGTGAAATGTTTCATGTGATCGATTGCCATTTTCCAGTAAGGAAATACAGTTTAAAACTGTTCCTTTATCATAACGCTACTTTAGCTTTAAAAACGCTGCATTCATAGTTTTTATGGCAACCTTCTGTGGCAGAAAAACAGTGATTCCTATAGAATTATACCATGTACGCAGGATTCTGATGATTtcacaaaaccttttttttcttactgGAAAAATCTGTCATTGAAATGTGTCATTGCTACACTTGTCTtatgacatttttatatattcaaaAGTTTCAGTTATTAGAGGTAAAGGTGTTTCAGATAAGATTGTGATTATTGTGGGAAGTATCTTTATGCACAAGAGCACACTAGCTTGCATTCTGatacatataacaatatatacactTTCATGCACACAGGACATCATTCGGATAGCTTGTCCATGTTAATAGTCCCAAATTATTGTTATGCGGCGCATTTGTGTTTGAAATAGCTGTAAAAAAAATGAGCGTGTAATCCAAACATGGTAAATTAAATaggaaaaatattttggtatgttCCTTTTCTGCTTTTCTTGGCATTAATGATGATACTGAGGTTTTAATACTTgttatttacaggacattttCACACTTAACCTCACGTATGTACATGTCGGTAACAGACTTGAGGTCCAGAATGGGACAAATAATATGCTATCCCTGTACACAGTGTTCTGATTGCTGTGGGTTTAATACAGACGTACAAAACAGTTCCTCACTCAGTCATAAAAATACCCAAATGCAAAAAAACAgaagtaaaatacaaaaatagcaGCTATAAGTTGTATAACTATGTTTCAGAGCCCATTAACTGCATCAGAACTGCAGGAAATGCACTCATTTGGTATTTGTGTACATATAAATAACTAATTGTATATTTCGAGTCGCAGGAATGTACCCAAAATATAGTCAAACATTGTCagtagaatagtgatggaataTTTACCCCTAATTTGTCTGGTTTTTCCATAATCATTGCACCTAAAATAGATATCTTCCAATATGTTGCCAAAATTTAGGATtattgactatcatcatcatcaccatttatttatataccaccaccactaattccgcagcgctgtacagagaactcgctcacatcagtccctgccccattggggcttacaatctaaattcctaatcacacacacagacaatgaaACAGAAATGTTCTTAGTGGTTTCATTAACGCGTCTCTACCTGTAGCCCTGAACAAGTTAAGATTAATTGGATTGTTTCTTTGCTTTTGTTTATAGTAGAACTTACAATATACAGTCTAGCATATGTTATCAATGATAAAATATGGAGCAATGTAGTGTACATACAATATAGAGCTCCATAACAATCTTAATGGATAACTTCCACTTTCCCTCTCAAACAACATTAGGCTAACTCTACTTAAAACATATACACTATGGGtttgagtcattaagtagagcaaggcaaaaaaaaacaaaacaagtaactttgatcctggacaaaccatgttacaatgcaaggggtgcaaattagtttattattttgcatacaagttaaatactggctttgttttcatgtagcacacagatatttgaaatctttatttttacactgaaagttaaagtggatctaggacatgctctaccccaactataaatctgtccccacattttaaatttatctccccctctattgcaacatgattttgccaagttgcaaagttactccttgttttagctttgctctccttaatgactcaggccctatgacgAGCTATATGAAGAATGTTATTTACCGTTTCCCTTGGCTTTTTTCTTCAAactattattaatgatttataattctgttcAGTGGCATGGGGCAATGGCAGTATGTGCCGACTGGATAGTGTTTTTAGTGTAATAACCTTGTACATTGTCCAACCGCTGGGTACTGGCATTGCCCCTTTAACAGCACTTACAATACTGACGCTTTTACCAATGACGTCATTCTTGTGCGCCGGACACTCGATCTGTGTACTTTCTTCAAAGTCATCTTTTTCAACAGTCGGGGAGATGAAGATGTCGGGAATGCCACTTTCGTGATGACGGtgtaggggtaagtagtgtcggtgtgGTTGTAGTCGGGAAGCATGTcactacaatgtgtgtgtgtgagggggaagcatgtcactacaatgtgtgtgtgtgagggggaagcatgtcactacaatgtgtgtgtgagggggaagcatgtcactacaatgtgtgtgtgagggggaagcatgtcactacaatgtgtgtgtgtgagggggaagcatgtcactacaatgtgtgtgtgtgagggggaagcatgtcactacaatgtgtgtgtgtgagggggaagcatgtcactgcagtgtgtgtgtgagggggaagcatgtcactgcagtgtgtgtgtgagggggaagcatgtcactacaatgtgtgtgtgtgtgagggggaagcatgtcactacaatgtgtgtgtgtgagggggaagcatgtcactacaatgtgtgtgtgagggggaagcatgtcactacaatgtgtgtgtgagggggaagcatgtcactgcagtgtgtgtgagggggaagcatgtcactacaatgtgtgtgtgtgtgagggggaagcatgtcactacaatgtgtgtgtgtgtgagggggaagcatgtcactacaatgtgtgtgtgtgagggggaagcatgtcactacaatgtgtgtgtgtgagggggaagcatgtcactacaatgtgtgtgtgagggggaagcatgtcactacaatgtgtgtgtgagggggaagcatgtcactgcagtgtgtgtgtgagggggaagcatgtcactacaatgtgtgtgtgagggggaagcatgtcactacaatgtgtgtgtgagggggaagcatgtcactacaatgtgtgtgtgagggggaagcatgtcactacaatgtgtgtgtgagggggaagcatgtcactacaatgtgtgtgtgtgagggggaagcatgtcactacaatgtgtgtgtgtgagggggaagcatgtcactgcagtgtgtgtgtgagggggaagcATGTCACTACAATGTGTGAGGGGGAAGCATGtcactgcagtgtgtgtgtgagggggaagcatgtcactgcagtgtgtgtgtgagggggaagcatgtcactgcagtgtgtgtgtgagggggaagcatgtcactgcagtgtgtgtgtgagggggaagcatgtcactgcagtgtgtgtgtgagggggaagcatgtcactgcagtgtgtgtgtgagggggaagcatgtcactgcagtgtgtgtgtgagggggaagcatgtcactgcagtgtgtgtgtgtgtgagggggaagcatgtcactgcagtgtgtgtgtgaggggacagcATGTcactacaatgtgtgtgtgagggggaagcatgtcactacaatgtgtgtgtgagggggaagcatgtcactacaatgtgtgtgtgagggggaataaagtatcgctggattaagcaacactaaaataggctctttttatattgataaatatatattgtaccgaaaaccacccttcaaggatgggccgctacttatgggccagtgctgtttgcttgcccctcgggctaaagtctgccagccagcccctggtgatAGGGGTACACTGTGATAGGGAGGCACAATGTGCtatggggcagcagtgtgatattAGGGCACAGTGTAAAAGGGGTGTAGCAGTGTGATTAGGGGCAGCAGTGCGATAGAAGGGCGCAGTGCGATAGGGgagtagcagtgtgatgaagggggagcattgtGATAAGGAAGGCACAGTATGATaatggggcagcagtgtgataggtGGGGGgcaatgaagggggcacagtgtgatgatgggacagacttactgttatttgttgctcttattgttgtgatttaacagctatatagtatagtattttacttaaaataaaacaaagctcAAACCTGAAcgacttgtatcctaaaatacattaatttgtgtgatacatggggGGAGATTCTGTTCGGCACAAGGTGTCTCCAGGAACGTTCACAGAGACACATTGCGACAATGTTATGACAGGATTCTCTGGAGGTGctcagaaaaatgagcggagttCCTGCcgtaatggctggcaatgtgtgCAGCAGACATTGTATTGATGCCCGCGCACcagtaattgaatctcccccattgtGTTTTAGGGCCTATAGGAGTCTTGATTGTAGAGGGGGAGGAGTCACTGTTAATCGATAAATAGCACCCGCATAAAGGAAAAGTCTACATCCACACCTGCTGTTACTGCTATGCTGGTACAGAAATGACCTGAAGTTATTCCTAGCACTATGTGAATTTGCAAACAGCTTCCAAGAATTCACTAAATAATGCGGAATTTGCTATACACTAACCCGATCTGCACAGTACCTATGTTACCTCAAACTCTGTACCAGCTCCCCAAAGAATTCACAAGGGTGCAGAGATCCGATTGCCTAATTGGGGGTTCCTTACACTGATATGGATCCTCTCTTACCCCTATCGTGTCCCAGGGACCACAGCTCTCTCCTTACGTCCATGGTGATTTCTGGGGTGATTGTAGCATCTAGTGGCTTAGTCCTCATGATAGAGAGTGGAATCCTGGCAGAAGTGAAGATGACTCCTTCATGGGGGCACCTGGCGTTGCGATCACAGAACAAAGCGGTGTCCCGGGAGTTTGGGGACGGATACATAGAGCAGCAGATCTCACGGGACTTAAGAAACAGGACTATGAGCAGTATCTACATGCAGAAGAACATGCCACATAGCGTGTAGGAcagtgctgtaactagacattttagtgctctGAGCACCGgtgcccccccatctaagtgggagtgacatttgccaagtgggtgtgtggcaacctaatgtgggggtgtggctagcactttactgaaaaaagtttgcattatgtatgtgtatatatgtatgtgtatgtatgtatatatatatatatatatatatatatatatacattcagtggtgggattcaaataattTAACAgctggttctctgccctaatgaccatttaaagtatgcaaaaatatagatattctaatatttcatgcacttaatacttaaataagaacagtaaaagagatacaTAAAACTAGATTATTATaagaaagttttaaaatgttaaagaaaaaatattaaagaataccttacctgacaaaaatctgttatttaatattatattcatattatgccagagtaatgcccccagttcatattatgccacagtaatggctctcttcatcacactctgccatgcagccttcctttgcccctcaaaacactgcaaTGTAGCTtatttgcccc
Proteins encoded:
- the LOC142108142 gene encoding carbohydrate sulfotransferase 14-like; the protein is MFPQPLYQLPKGFHMGAEILPPNGGFPALRRIPSYPLSRPRGHSTLLPSMLMFGVIVASSGLLLMIESGILAEVKTPPPRGHLAWRSQVRPVSREFGDGDLEQQILRDIRNRTMSSVCTQKNMPHSVWELPSSQRRTLLKHIIVNDKYKFLYCYVPKVACSNWKRVLKVLDGHLENVDVKLKMDHKSDLVFLSDLSVEKIKYRLKYYFKFMFVRDPMERLLSAYRNKFGEIKEYQQRYGVEIVKRYRKNPGLSKGDDVTFSEFLQYLLDEDVERMNEHWMPIYNLCQPCAVPYDFIGSYERLWDDANDVLKSIDAPTYVQFPERQAWYKPVTKETINYFLCNTPKGLIREVLPKYILDFSLFAYSLPNTTSEYCRQ